In one window of Pseudomonas sp. IAC-BECa141 DNA:
- a CDS encoding acetyl-CoA C-acetyltransferase codes for MSQLRRVAIIGGNRIPFARSNGPYATASNQVMLTAALEGLIERYNLHGQRIGEVVAGAVLKLSRDMNLTRECVLGSRLSPATPAYDIQQACGTGLEAALLVANKIALGQIDCGIAGGVDTTSDAPISVSEGLRKILLRANRAKTTGDKLKTFLQLRPKHLIPEFPRNGEPRTGLSMGEHCELMAQTWNIPREEQDQLAFESHHKLAASYSEGWHNDLMTPFLGLTRDNNLRPDLTLEKLATLKPAFEKSAKGTLTAGNSTPLTDGASVVLLGSEEWAKERGLPILAYLRDGEAAAVDFVNGAEGLLMAPVYAVPRLLARNGLTLQDFDYYEIHEAFAAQVLCTLKAWEDPEYCKTRLGLDAPLGSIDRSRLNVKGSSLAAGHPFAATGGRIVANLAKLLDAAGQGRGLISICAAGGQGVTAIIER; via the coding sequence ATGAGTCAGCTGCGCCGCGTCGCGATCATTGGTGGCAACCGCATTCCGTTCGCCCGCTCCAACGGGCCCTACGCCACCGCGAGCAATCAGGTGATGCTCACCGCCGCCCTCGAAGGCCTGATCGAACGCTACAACCTGCACGGCCAGCGCATCGGCGAAGTGGTCGCAGGCGCGGTGCTGAAATTGTCACGGGATATGAATCTGACCCGCGAATGCGTGCTCGGCTCGCGCCTGTCACCGGCCACTCCGGCCTATGACATCCAGCAGGCCTGCGGCACCGGTCTGGAAGCCGCGCTGCTGGTGGCGAACAAGATCGCCCTCGGCCAGATCGACTGCGGCATTGCCGGCGGCGTCGACACCACGTCGGACGCGCCGATCAGCGTCAGCGAAGGCCTGCGCAAAATCCTTCTGCGAGCCAACCGCGCCAAGACCACCGGCGACAAGCTCAAGACCTTTCTGCAACTGCGTCCGAAACACCTGATCCCCGAATTCCCGCGCAACGGCGAACCGCGCACCGGCCTGTCGATGGGCGAGCACTGCGAGTTGATGGCGCAGACCTGGAACATCCCCCGCGAAGAACAGGATCAACTGGCCTTCGAAAGCCACCACAAACTGGCGGCGTCCTACAGCGAAGGCTGGCATAACGACCTGATGACCCCGTTCCTCGGCCTGACCCGCGACAACAACCTGCGTCCGGACCTGACCCTGGAAAAACTTGCGACCCTGAAACCGGCGTTCGAGAAAAGCGCCAAGGGCACCCTGACCGCCGGCAACTCCACGCCGCTGACCGATGGCGCCTCGGTGGTGTTGCTGGGCAGCGAAGAATGGGCGAAGGAGCGCGGCTTGCCGATCCTTGCGTATCTGCGCGACGGCGAGGCGGCGGCGGTGGATTTCGTCAACGGTGCCGAAGGACTTTTGATGGCGCCGGTGTACGCGGTGCCGCGGCTGTTGGCGCGCAACGGCCTGACCTTGCAGGACTTCGACTACTACGAAATCCACGAAGCATTTGCCGCACAAGTGTTGTGCACGTTGAAGGCCTGGGAAGATCCGGAGTACTGCAAGACGCGGCTGGGGCTGGACGCTCCGCTGGGATCGATTGATCGCAGCCGCTTGAACGTCAAGGGCAGCTCCCTGGCGGCGGGGCATCCGTTTGCCGCGACAGGCGGGCGGATCGTGGCGAACCTGGCGAAGTTGCTGGATGCGGCGGGGCAGGGGCGGGGGTTGATTTCGATTTGTGCGGCCGGGGGGCAAGGTGTGACGGCGATCATCGAACGCTGA
- a CDS encoding methyl-accepting chemotaxis protein, whose protein sequence is MAEAAGRQREAVDMVSTAFHEMVATANEVARSCSQAAESADSGQRQAREGQQQIDAAVHSVDQLSQELEQSAQSMQQLERDSNDIQSILGTIRSIAEQTNLLALNAAIEAARAGEQGRGFAVVADEVRALAKRTADSTAEIDGLLGNLAKRTSAVTQQMRASLDVSQQSVARIGEARESFGQIRESVDVIRDMNTQIATAAEEQHQVAEDINRHISQIHGDAQLVAELANSARLDSQSLAGLSNELDGLVRRFRT, encoded by the coding sequence ATGGCCGAAGCCGCCGGACGCCAGCGCGAAGCGGTGGACATGGTCTCGACCGCATTCCACGAAATGGTCGCCACCGCCAACGAAGTCGCCCGCTCGTGCAGCCAGGCAGCCGAGTCGGCCGACAGCGGCCAGCGCCAGGCCCGCGAAGGTCAGCAGCAGATCGATGCGGCGGTGCACAGCGTCGACCAACTGAGCCAGGAACTGGAGCAATCGGCGCAGTCGATGCAGCAACTGGAACGCGACAGCAACGACATCCAGTCGATCCTCGGCACCATCCGCTCGATCGCCGAACAGACCAACCTGCTGGCGCTCAACGCGGCTATCGAAGCAGCGCGGGCCGGTGAGCAGGGGCGTGGATTTGCGGTGGTCGCCGATGAGGTTCGCGCATTGGCCAAACGCACGGCGGATTCGACGGCTGAAATCGACGGGCTGCTGGGCAATCTGGCGAAGCGCACCAGCGCGGTGACCCAGCAGATGCGCGCCAGTCTTGATGTGTCGCAGCAATCGGTGGCACGGATTGGTGAGGCGCGGGAGAGCTTTGGGCAGATTCGTGAGTCGGTGGATGTGATTCGTGACATGAACACTCAGATCGCGACTGCGGCGGAAGAGCAGCATCAGGTGGCCGAGGACATCAATCGGCACATCAGCCAGATTCATGGTGATGCGCAGTTGGTGGCGGAGCTGGCGAATTCGGCGCGGCTGGATTCGCAGAGTCTGGCGGGGTTGTCGAATGAGCTGGATGGGTTGGTGCGCAGGTTCCGTACCTGA
- a CDS encoding PA4780 family RIO1-like protein kinase — translation MKTPKRIEPLIEDGLVDEVLRPLMSGKEAAVYVVRCGNQLRCAKVYKEANKRSFRQAAEYQEGRKVRNSRQARAMAKGSKFGRKEAEDAWQNAEVAALFRLANAGVRVPKPYDFLEGVLLMELVADEYGDAAPRLNDVVLEPDQAREYHAFLISQIVLMLCTGLVHGDLSEFNVLLTPTGPVIIDLPQAVDAAGNNHAFSMLERDVGNMAAYFGRFAPELKKTRYAKEMWALYEAGTLHPASVLTGEFDDPEDLADVGGVLREIEAARLDEERKRAIRAADDEPKGKSDEPPPPPWMQ, via the coding sequence ATGAAGACTCCAAAACGCATTGAACCCCTGATCGAGGACGGTCTGGTCGACGAAGTGCTGCGTCCACTCATGAGTGGCAAAGAAGCAGCTGTTTATGTGGTGCGCTGCGGCAATCAGTTACGTTGCGCAAAGGTCTACAAGGAGGCGAACAAACGCAGTTTCCGCCAGGCGGCCGAGTATCAGGAAGGCCGCAAGGTGCGCAACAGCCGACAGGCCAGGGCAATGGCCAAGGGTTCCAAATTCGGGCGCAAGGAAGCCGAAGACGCCTGGCAGAATGCCGAAGTCGCGGCGCTGTTCCGCCTGGCCAACGCCGGGGTGCGAGTGCCCAAGCCGTACGACTTCCTCGAAGGCGTGCTGCTGATGGAGCTGGTGGCCGACGAATACGGCGACGCCGCACCGCGTCTGAATGATGTGGTGCTGGAGCCGGATCAGGCTCGCGAATATCACGCGTTCCTGATTTCGCAGATCGTGCTGATGTTGTGTACCGGTCTGGTGCACGGTGACCTCTCGGAGTTCAACGTGCTGCTGACCCCGACCGGGCCGGTCATCATCGACCTGCCGCAAGCGGTGGACGCCGCCGGCAACAACCACGCGTTCAGCATGCTCGAACGTGACGTCGGCAACATGGCGGCGTACTTCGGCCGTTTCGCTCCGGAGTTGAAGAAGACCCGATACGCCAAGGAAATGTGGGCGTTGTACGAAGCCGGTACGTTGCACCCGGCCAGCGTGCTGACCGGCGAGTTCGACGATCCCGAGGACCTGGCCGATGTCGGCGGGGTGCTGCGCGAGATCGAAGCGGCGCGTCTGGATGAGGAGCGCAAGCGAGCCATCCGCGCGGCGGACGACGAGCCCAAGGGCAAGTCCGACGAACCGCCTCCGCCACCGTGGATGCAGTGA
- a CDS encoding MFS transporter, protein MSTTSRNARLIITARLISDFGAFLNMVALATYVYLLSNSAVSVGIFLASRVGGGIFASLIGTAFYRRCSGRWPLIAFDLLRAAVLGLLLIVPVSQQALLLPLIAFGLGFGNSMFAIGLNSQLARLIEPAQLLNTNAWITSASSMAMVVGSLVSGLLVAGCGFETVFALNALTYLLAALLIAPLRFNAPEPVAESSARQGEWSALLQGLRSAPVVAAMLAVTMADTLGSAAHNVGFPIISRLLTPDAASTTLGLMLAVWAAGKLLGARIASRLNGSENIHLERRYFGGVLLMSCGFILMFQQHSVIGLLLFSLPAGLGDGFSEVCLMSRLQREPEPLRLPIFSFLTLLQMTGFGVGMLIAAPFYEWWAPGAVVLLFHGIPLATVLSMKALLLRRERVARSSPTRVP, encoded by the coding sequence GTGAGCACCACTTCGCGCAATGCCCGGCTGATCATCACCGCGCGGCTGATTTCCGATTTCGGCGCGTTCCTCAACATGGTCGCGCTGGCCACGTATGTCTACCTGCTGAGCAACAGCGCGGTGAGCGTGGGGATCTTTCTCGCCAGTCGGGTGGGCGGGGGAATTTTCGCCAGCCTGATCGGCACCGCGTTTTATCGTCGATGCAGCGGTCGCTGGCCGTTGATTGCCTTCGATCTGCTGCGCGCCGCTGTGCTCGGTTTATTGCTGATCGTGCCGGTCAGTCAGCAGGCGTTGTTGCTGCCGCTGATTGCGTTCGGTCTGGGTTTTGGCAATTCGATGTTCGCCATCGGTCTCAACAGCCAGCTTGCGCGACTGATCGAGCCTGCGCAGTTGCTCAATACCAATGCCTGGATCACGTCCGCCTCCTCCATGGCGATGGTCGTCGGCAGTCTGGTGTCCGGGTTGCTGGTTGCGGGGTGTGGCTTTGAAACGGTGTTTGCGCTGAACGCGCTGACCTATCTGTTGGCGGCGCTGTTGATTGCGCCATTGCGGTTCAACGCACCGGAGCCGGTGGCCGAATCCAGCGCCAGACAGGGTGAGTGGTCGGCGTTGTTGCAAGGCCTGCGCAGTGCCCCGGTGGTGGCCGCGATGCTGGCGGTGACCATGGCCGACACCCTTGGCAGCGCTGCGCACAACGTCGGTTTTCCGATCATTTCCAGACTGCTGACACCGGACGCGGCGAGCACCACGCTGGGCCTGATGCTCGCGGTGTGGGCCGCCGGCAAACTGCTCGGTGCGCGGATTGCCAGTCGCCTGAACGGCTCGGAAAACATCCATCTGGAGCGTCGCTATTTCGGCGGCGTGTTGTTGATGTCCTGCGGCTTCATCCTGATGTTCCAGCAGCACAGCGTCATCGGTCTGTTGCTGTTTTCGCTGCCGGCCGGATTGGGTGACGGGTTCTCGGAAGTCTGCCTGATGTCACGGCTGCAACGGGAGCCGGAGCCTTTGCGCCTGCCGATCTTCAGTTTCCTGACGCTGTTGCAGATGACCGGGTTCGGCGTCGGCATGCTGATCGCCGCACCGTTCTATGAGTGGTGGGCGCCGGGGGCCGTGGTGTTGCTGTTCCACGGCATTCCCCTCGCCACGGTGCTGTCGATGAAAGCCCTGCTGCTCAGGCGCGAGCGGGTTGCGCGCAGCAGCCCGACGCGAGTTCCTTGA
- the cueR gene encoding Cu(I)-responsive transcriptional regulator: MNIGQAARHSGLSAKMIRYYESIGLLKAAHRTDSGYRLYGDDDLHTLAFIKRSRDLGFSLEEVGKLLMLWQDRQRASADVKALARQHIDELNQKIRELGELRDTLQDLVEHCHGDHRPDCPILKELASGCCAQPARA, translated from the coding sequence ATGAACATCGGCCAAGCGGCCCGCCACAGTGGCCTGAGCGCGAAAATGATCCGGTATTACGAGTCGATCGGTCTGCTCAAGGCTGCGCATCGCACCGACAGTGGCTATCGCCTCTACGGCGACGATGACCTGCACACGCTGGCGTTCATCAAGCGCTCGCGGGACCTGGGATTTTCGCTGGAGGAAGTCGGCAAGTTGCTGATGCTCTGGCAGGACCGCCAGCGCGCCAGCGCCGATGTGAAGGCTCTGGCCCGCCAGCACATCGACGAGCTGAATCAAAAGATCCGCGAACTCGGCGAACTGCGCGACACCCTGCAGGATCTGGTCGAACACTGCCACGGCGACCACCGCCCGGACTGCCCGATCCTCAAGGAACTCGCGTCGGGCTGCTGCGCGCAACCCGCTCGCGCCTGA